A segment of the Lycium barbarum isolate Lr01 chromosome 7, ASM1917538v2, whole genome shotgun sequence genome:
TCCAAACCGAGGAAACGTGAAGATTAACTAAAGATGGAGAGTATACATAGTTGAAGTACGGTATAGTACTGACATAAATCCCTCTAGCAATCTTAAGTTAATACTACGTACAATAATAATTAGGTTCAGAAGCAAATAATTATAGATGTTTAAAATAAATTTCTTAAGTAATTTATATAAATAGTCTAAGCAAAAATCATTGAGTCTCACGTGAACACATAACCAGACTTCTAGATCCGCCGCCCAATTCGATCTTTTGCGATCCTAAACATAAGTACATGTGTACCAGCAATAAAAATATATGATCAATGGGATTTATAGATAGGGTTGTGTCTCAGTGATGAATGCATAATGGCAATGGATACACAACTAAATAAACAGGGAAGATGACAATTGCTTTCACCAAAAATAGAACTGTTCTTGTAACAATTGTTCATTGCTAAGATGTTTATTAAATTAATTCAATAAAAAAGAGTAAATTAACCAGAATATAAATCTTATATAGTAATAAAATGTTTAAAAGTATTGTTACAAATAATACCAAGGAAGGTAAGTGTAATATTTTCAATCATAAGGATAATTAACTTTATGAAGCTAAACGTGAGGGAAAGTTTCTGAAATTATCACAAACTCTTTACAATGTCAGTGTATATAACTGAAGTTGGAAATTTTAAAGTCATTTTTATCCTTATCCTCCCAAGATTTCATGAAATGAACTTTAAAGTCAGTCCTATTTGCAGCCTGCCATTAAAataaaacatatcaaacaaaagcCACCGTTAAAATAATGAATTTTATGTCTGTTTATACCCAAGTGCCAAAGCTCTTTCCACTACTTTGCTGATTCAACTAACAATTGGGGCCAACAACAAGGGCTACTAATACTATATTTGTATAAAACATTTAGGTTACTCAATAATATAAGTGAGTCATCTTTGGATATGTATGCATTTTTAGCAGCCAGGAGAGAGAGAGTGAACATATAATATGGGACACTAGCAGTGAATAATATATGTTTCATGAGAGATATTTTTACATTTAAACAATTTGAAAGCCATATATATATGTGACCTTACATCAAGCAAGAAAATGCACTATGTTAACATGGCTAACAAgctctttttcttcttttgcatTCTCCTTGTTTCACTGGCTGGTAAGTAATTCTTAGTAAAATATAATTATGTATCTGTATTATATGTACTAATAATTTGATTAATCATGTCATGCAGTTGATTCTTTTTGGTCCTCAAACACTCAAGTGATGGCTTTGCGAGATCTACCTTTATTAGAAGAAGCTGTACAAGTAATTGAGCAGATTGTACTTCGAGATGTGCGTTGTTTCGACCGCTGCAAAACTAATGCAGATTGCAAAAATGTAATAGGCCCGAGAAAGTGTACGAATTGTCGTAAGGGTTATACGTCTGTGAAAAAGTGCTACGCTAATTGACCAATTTTGTGTGTCAACTTGTAAGATTAAGAATATAATTAAGTGACTTTATCGTTCTGAATCCTACTTCATATAAAAGAAAGCAACTAAGTTTAGGTGCTTCAGTTTCATGGTCGTTTGTTTGGCATTTGTGCTCAAGGATGTGATGATAGTTGTATATCATAATAAATCAGTTCTTTTGGTTGTAAAAGCAATTTACTGTAGCTTCAACAAAAACTTTCAGCAATGAACTTAAAATGCTATTTATAAAACTTATTTTTCTACTTTCACGGGTGaagtcatttttattttattttaagaaatttgttttcctagagaaaaaaCATGAAGGAATTAAAAAgtattttctgaaaaatattttcctccgtaTCAAACACTCCCTAGT
Coding sequences within it:
- the LOC132602658 gene encoding fruit-specific protein-like, producing MHYVNMANKLFFFFCILLVSLAVDSFWSSNTQVMALRDLPLLEEAVQVIEQIVLRDVRCFDRCKTNADCKNVIGPRKCTNCRKGYTSVKKCYAN